In Flagellatimonas centrodinii, a single window of DNA contains:
- a CDS encoding putative urea ABC transporter substrate-binding protein — protein sequence MFSQSRLAASAAALLAIAAVVGCTKKDEAAAPEPVAAVAKPEFKVCWTIYAGWMPWEYGGTQGIVSKWADKYGIDIDVVQINDYVESINQYTAGAFDGCTMTNMDALTIPAAGGVDSTALVVGDFSNGNDGIVLKGSGKSLADLKGLPVNLVELSVSHYLLARGLETVGLAERDLQVVNTSDADIVAAFATPDVKAAVTWNPLLAEITAMSDTTQVFDSSQIPGEIIDLMVVNTATLAAHPELGKALTGAWYEIMSIMSADSDAGVAARTHMAQASGTDLAGYEAQLAATRMFYQPADALAFVTSAELPATMEKVAAFSFTHGLLGEGAADAGAVGMAYPGDITTGNAENIKLRYTDTFLKLAVDGAL from the coding sequence ATGTTCTCCCAATCCCGTCTTGCCGCATCCGCCGCCGCCCTGCTGGCGATCGCCGCCGTTGTCGGCTGCACCAAAAAGGACGAGGCCGCCGCACCCGAACCGGTCGCTGCCGTTGCCAAACCCGAATTCAAGGTCTGCTGGACCATCTACGCCGGCTGGATGCCATGGGAATACGGCGGCACCCAGGGCATCGTCAGCAAATGGGCCGACAAGTACGGCATCGACATCGACGTGGTGCAGATCAACGACTACGTCGAGTCCATCAACCAGTACACCGCCGGCGCCTTCGACGGCTGCACCATGACCAACATGGATGCCCTCACCATTCCCGCCGCTGGCGGCGTCGACAGCACCGCGCTGGTGGTGGGTGACTTCTCCAACGGCAACGACGGCATCGTGCTCAAGGGCAGCGGCAAGTCGCTGGCCGATCTCAAGGGCCTGCCGGTGAATCTGGTGGAACTCTCGGTGTCGCACTACCTGCTGGCGCGCGGGCTGGAAACCGTCGGCCTGGCCGAGCGTGACCTGCAAGTGGTGAACACGTCCGATGCCGACATCGTCGCCGCGTTCGCGACGCCGGACGTCAAGGCCGCGGTCACCTGGAACCCGCTGCTGGCCGAAATCACCGCCATGTCGGACACCACCCAAGTGTTCGACTCCAGCCAGATTCCCGGCGAGATCATCGACCTGATGGTGGTCAACACCGCCACCCTGGCAGCGCACCCCGAGCTGGGCAAGGCGCTCACCGGGGCCTGGTACGAGATCATGTCGATCATGTCGGCCGACAGCGACGCCGGCGTCGCCGCACGCACCCATATGGCACAGGCCTCCGGCACCGACCTTGCCGGCTACGAAGCGCAGCTGGCCGCCACCCGCATGTTCTACCAGCCCGCCGACGCACTGGCCTTCGTCACCAGTGCTGAACTGCCGGCAACGATGGAGAAGGTGGCCGCGTTCTCCTTCACCCACGGCCTGCTCGGCGAAGGTGCTGCGGATGCCGGCGCGGTCGGCATGGCCTACCCCGGCGACATCACCACCGGCAACGCCGAGAACATCAAGCTGCGCTACACCGACACCTTCCTCAAGCTGGCTGTCGACGGCGCGTTGTAA
- a CDS encoding nitroreductase family protein, with amino-acid sequence MFFDKPTRYREPKPPKIDVEAFRQTVITRRSVRKFTDKPIPKAVLDDCLDMAMLAPNSSNLQPWDFYVIRTPSVRKQMVAACMGQNAAGTAQELIAVVARTGTYLDHARLNVQQWPGGQAAPKVWKDYYQKLVPVLYTQGPLNSLGLLKKGVASVYGRFRPAPRGPFSHAEMKVWAVKSAALAAENLMLAFRAHGFDTCPMEGFDEARVNKLLKLPADGTVIMIIGAGERAEDGIYYPQMRFDRRRFIHEV; translated from the coding sequence GTGTTCTTCGACAAACCGACCCGCTACCGCGAGCCGAAGCCGCCGAAAATTGATGTCGAGGCTTTCCGGCAGACCGTGATCACCCGCCGTTCGGTGCGCAAGTTCACCGACAAGCCGATACCCAAGGCTGTTCTCGATGACTGTCTCGACATGGCGATGCTGGCGCCGAATTCCTCGAACCTGCAGCCGTGGGATTTCTACGTCATTCGCACACCGTCGGTGCGCAAACAGATGGTCGCCGCCTGCATGGGCCAGAACGCTGCCGGCACCGCGCAGGAACTGATCGCGGTGGTCGCCCGCACCGGCACTTACCTCGATCACGCGCGCCTGAATGTGCAGCAGTGGCCGGGCGGCCAGGCGGCACCCAAAGTGTGGAAGGACTACTACCAGAAGCTGGTGCCGGTGCTCTACACGCAGGGGCCGCTGAACAGTCTGGGGCTGCTGAAGAAGGGCGTGGCGTCGGTTTATGGGCGCTTCCGCCCGGCGCCGCGCGGCCCGTTCAGCCATGCGGAGATGAAGGTGTGGGCGGTCAAGAGTGCCGCGCTGGCGGCGGAAAACCTGATGCTCGCGTTCCGCGCCCATGGTTTCGACACCTGCCCGATGGAAGGCTTTGACGAAGCGCGCGTCAACAAGCTACTGAAGCTGCCGGCCGACGGCACGGTGATCATGATCATCGGCGCCGGCGAGCGCGCCGAAGACGGCATCTACTACCCGCAGATGCGCTTTGATCGCCGCCGCTTCATCCACGAGGTATGA
- a CDS encoding methanobactin export MATE transporter MbnM: protein MAMASTSPLNAVLVGAAVLVLSACGGSGGSAAPTPTAPPVAFDFDTPPGFPEPRVVGDIPVTTETVALGRRLFYDTRMSVNGQGSCGSCHEQRKAFTDGRTTSIGATGDVHPRNAMSLANAVYNARQNWANPQLRDLRQQALAVLFAESPVELGWAGREAEILARLRDDPETQTAFAAAFPDDADPFTVGNVANALAAFTATLLSGNAPRDRYYHLVNPDREAMSPSALRGETLFFSERLECFHCHGGFNFAQSVTHDGAVIDGIEYRNTGLYNIPGPGNGYPLPSGNYPPDNLGLYEFTGVPSDMGRFRAPTLRNIALTAPYMHDGSIATLREVIVDHYAPGGRKIETGPFAGDGAASPYRDALMVGFTLSENELSDLLAFLDSLTDWGFICDERFADPFGRIPLHDNCSTLPPP from the coding sequence ATGGCGATGGCGTCGACCTCTCCCCTGAACGCGGTGCTTGTCGGGGCCGCAGTGCTGGTGCTGTCGGCGTGTGGCGGCAGCGGCGGATCGGCCGCGCCCACGCCGACGGCACCGCCGGTGGCTTTCGATTTCGACACCCCGCCGGGCTTCCCCGAGCCGCGGGTGGTCGGCGATATTCCAGTGACGACGGAAACCGTGGCCCTCGGGCGACGGCTGTTCTACGACACGCGCATGTCGGTCAACGGCCAGGGGTCCTGTGGCAGCTGCCACGAGCAACGCAAAGCCTTTACCGACGGTCGTACGACGTCGATCGGCGCCACCGGCGACGTGCATCCGCGCAACGCCATGAGTCTCGCCAACGCGGTGTACAACGCCCGCCAGAACTGGGCGAATCCGCAGTTGCGCGACCTGCGGCAGCAGGCGCTGGCGGTGCTGTTCGCGGAGTCGCCGGTGGAGCTGGGCTGGGCGGGTCGCGAGGCCGAGATCCTGGCGCGGCTGCGCGACGATCCCGAGACGCAGACCGCCTTCGCAGCGGCGTTTCCCGACGATGCCGATCCCTTCACGGTGGGTAATGTGGCCAATGCACTGGCAGCATTCACCGCGACCTTGCTGTCGGGCAACGCTCCGCGGGACCGCTACTACCATCTGGTCAATCCCGACCGCGAGGCGATGTCGCCGAGCGCCCTGCGCGGGGAAACGCTGTTCTTCTCCGAGCGGCTGGAATGTTTTCATTGCCATGGCGGCTTCAACTTCGCGCAGTCGGTGACGCATGACGGCGCGGTGATCGACGGGATCGAATATCGCAATACCGGGCTCTACAACATTCCCGGCCCGGGCAATGGTTACCCGTTGCCCAGTGGCAACTATCCGCCCGACAACCTGGGGCTCTACGAATTCACCGGCGTGCCGTCGGACATGGGCCGGTTCCGTGCGCCCACCCTGCGCAACATCGCGCTGACCGCCCCCTACATGCACGATGGCAGCATCGCCACCTTGCGTGAGGTGATCGTCGATCACTACGCGCCGGGTGGTCGCAAGATCGAGACCGGCCCCTTTGCCGGCGATGGCGCCGCCAGTCCCTACCGCGATGCGCTGATGGTGGGCTTCACCCTCAGCGAGAACGAACTCTCCGACCTTCTGGCTTTCCTCGACAGCCTTACCGATTGGGGCTTCATCTGTGATGAACGGTTCGCCGATCCCTTCGGTCGAATTCCCCTGCACGACAACTGTTCCACCCTGCCGCCGCCGTGA
- a CDS encoding transglutaminase-like domain-containing protein, producing the protein MAETVASMAPFLTAGPTVDADHPAVVDFAREAAGEGDPQAQAVALYYAVRDGFRYDPYAIDLSVEGLRASTVLAKGHGWCVSKAALLAAACRAVGIPARLGFADVRNHLSTARLRETLKTDIFYWHGYTAILLHGQWVKATPAFNIELTERFRLKPLEFDGREDSIYHPFDLDGRAHMEYLHFRGEFAEIPVAEMRADFARLYPDMALAGAADFDADVRAETTANTRAGP; encoded by the coding sequence GTGGCCGAGACCGTCGCGTCGATGGCTCCGTTTTTGACGGCCGGCCCCACAGTCGACGCGGATCATCCGGCAGTCGTCGATTTTGCCCGCGAGGCGGCGGGCGAAGGGGATCCGCAGGCGCAGGCGGTGGCACTCTACTACGCCGTGCGCGACGGCTTTCGCTACGACCCCTATGCCATCGACCTCAGCGTCGAGGGCCTGCGTGCCAGCACCGTACTGGCCAAGGGCCACGGCTGGTGCGTCAGCAAGGCCGCCCTGCTGGCAGCCGCCTGTCGTGCAGTCGGCATTCCGGCCCGGCTGGGTTTTGCTGATGTCCGCAACCACCTGTCGACAGCGCGCCTGCGCGAAACGCTGAAGACCGACATCTTCTACTGGCACGGCTACACCGCCATCCTGCTGCACGGCCAGTGGGTGAAGGCCACCCCGGCGTTCAACATCGAGCTGACCGAACGCTTCCGGCTCAAGCCGCTGGAGTTCGACGGCCGCGAGGACTCGATCTATCACCCCTTCGATCTCGACGGCCGGGCGCACATGGAGTACCTGCATTTCCGGGGTGAGTTCGCCGAGATTCCGGTGGCCGAGATGCGCGCCGACTTCGCCCGCCTCTACCCCGACATGGCCCTGGCCGGGGCAGCCGACTTCGACGCCGACGTGCGCGCTGAAACGACTGCGAATACCCGCGCGGGGCCTTAG
- a CDS encoding DUF2946 family protein — MTARTRPSFWTWLSVFALLAQLVMPTAHASAWARQGGDPLLFAFCGTTAPALMKQLRENAPPELLAELATEGADLQAALGCDLCAAVHGAPALGGDIPALDQAAWPVTRWAIPASVTAPTLAARYAFEARGPPLDSLS; from the coding sequence GTGACCGCACGCACCCGCCCATCGTTCTGGACCTGGCTCAGCGTTTTCGCGCTGCTGGCCCAGTTGGTGATGCCCACTGCGCACGCCAGTGCCTGGGCGCGGCAGGGGGGCGACCCGTTGCTGTTCGCCTTCTGCGGCACCACCGCGCCGGCGCTGATGAAGCAGCTGCGCGAGAACGCGCCGCCCGAGCTGCTGGCCGAGCTGGCGACGGAGGGTGCGGACCTGCAGGCGGCTCTGGGCTGTGATCTGTGCGCCGCCGTTCATGGTGCCCCGGCGCTGGGTGGTGATATTCCGGCCCTGGACCAGGCCGCCTGGCCGGTTACGCGCTGGGCCATTCCGGCTTCCGTTACTGCCCCGACCCTGGCAGCCCGCTACGCCTTCGAGGCCCGTGGCCCGCCCCTCGACTCCCTGAGCTGA
- a CDS encoding ABC transporter permease codes for MRLINQIPARGARLSLAALPFLLLLLAYAFGSSQRLADNPDDKLLPSAGQMADAVGRMAFAEDPRSGDVLWWKDTGASLQRLALGLSISAVLGLVLGVAAGAVPLLGAPLTPVVTVVSMIPPLAVLPILFIVFGLGELAKVMLIIVGVAPCIARDIEGHARQIPREMLIKAQTLGANTWTVILRVVLPQLMPRLLISLRLLLGSAWLFLISAEAIASTDGLGYRIFLMRRYLAMDVILPYVAWITLLAWLMDLGLRRTSLLLFPWFDDGRRA; via the coding sequence ATGCGGCTGATCAACCAGATTCCGGCCCGGGGGGCGCGGCTGTCGCTGGCCGCGCTGCCCTTCCTGTTGCTGCTGCTGGCCTATGCCTTCGGCTCCAGTCAGCGGCTGGCGGACAACCCCGACGACAAGCTGCTGCCCAGCGCCGGGCAGATGGCCGATGCGGTCGGTCGCATGGCTTTCGCCGAAGACCCCCGCAGCGGCGACGTGCTGTGGTGGAAGGACACCGGCGCCAGCCTGCAACGGCTGGCACTGGGCCTGAGCATCAGTGCGGTGCTGGGTCTGGTGCTGGGCGTGGCTGCCGGCGCGGTGCCGCTGCTGGGCGCGCCACTGACGCCGGTGGTGACGGTGGTGTCGATGATCCCGCCGCTGGCGGTGCTGCCGATCCTGTTCATCGTGTTCGGGCTCGGCGAGCTGGCCAAGGTGATGCTCATCATCGTCGGGGTGGCGCCCTGCATCGCACGGGACATCGAAGGCCACGCCCGACAGATTCCCCGCGAGATGCTGATCAAGGCACAAACGCTCGGCGCCAATACCTGGACGGTGATTCTGCGGGTGGTGCTACCGCAGCTGATGCCCCGGCTGCTGATCTCGCTGCGGCTGTTGCTCGGCTCGGCCTGGTTGTTCCTGATCTCGGCCGAGGCCATCGCCTCGACCGACGGGCTCGGCTACCGCATCTTTCTGATGCGCCGCTATCTGGCGATGGACGTGATTCTGCCTTACGTGGCCTGGATCACCCTGCTCGCCTGGCTGATGGATCTCGGGCTGCGCAGAACGTCGCTGCTGCTGTTCCCCTGGTTCGACGACGGGCGTCGCGCATGA
- a CDS encoding MbnP family copper-binding protein, translated as MNLFKHPLAVVTAALLMTGLVACGQTGSNTGGIEVGIKAQPLGTPRHDHQDSTAKSTPTGASFVQFRRSDGMRIDLQLGYLNLLPVALETCDLPLAARLAPFNPLGSALAHGGHGGEAPDGALTVVGGEAVSLGSLRVTPGRYCGLQVAVSPVDGALGGVAPCYYPTTLGLDDTAALAASEHSCVEAEARGATRTVTLPFSAPVVIETPDDLSELTVTAQYERWFDEVNMATLSADTLQQDRLLQNMLASLQVRTDAEQTLSMAFDYRVNGEPALCGSVYPGVGNGAQQDYELRDYRFYMADPRLEGPSGSTRIRLADTGSGSVYQDDDHTVALLGQVNGCDATVEARRVSRVLHGVADAGTYDRMCFSLGLPFALNHLDIATAPSPLNVTAMNWSWLGGRKFLKIDGLGDADDARTPFNLHVGSTQCDNGGQGGSAPPSQACAQPHVAEVCLDLADIASGHAIVVDPAAVLADVDIASNTPMTAPGCMSGNSDPECQTVMPKLGLDFEYNGSLLPAQPQALFSVGH; from the coding sequence ATGAATCTTTTCAAGCATCCTTTGGCGGTCGTCACCGCCGCGTTGTTGATGACCGGCCTCGTCGCTTGCGGCCAGACCGGTTCGAACACGGGCGGCATCGAAGTCGGCATTAAGGCGCAGCCCTTGGGCACGCCGAGACATGACCATCAGGACAGCACGGCCAAATCCACGCCAACCGGCGCCAGCTTTGTGCAATTCCGTCGCAGCGACGGCATGCGCATCGATCTGCAGCTGGGCTACCTCAACCTGCTGCCGGTGGCGCTGGAAACGTGCGACCTGCCGCTGGCGGCGCGGCTGGCACCGTTCAATCCGCTGGGCAGCGCCCTCGCCCACGGCGGACACGGCGGCGAAGCCCCCGACGGTGCGCTCACCGTGGTGGGGGGTGAGGCGGTCTCGCTCGGCAGTCTGCGGGTGACGCCCGGCCGTTACTGCGGCCTGCAGGTGGCGGTGTCGCCGGTGGACGGTGCGCTCGGCGGTGTGGCGCCCTGCTACTACCCCACCACCCTCGGGCTGGACGACACCGCCGCGCTGGCGGCGTCCGAGCACAGCTGCGTGGAAGCCGAGGCACGGGGCGCGACCCGCACGGTGACCCTGCCGTTCAGCGCCCCGGTGGTGATCGAAACCCCGGACGACCTCAGCGAGCTCACCGTCACCGCCCAGTACGAGCGCTGGTTCGACGAAGTCAACATGGCAACACTGTCGGCCGACACGTTGCAGCAGGACCGCCTGCTGCAGAACATGCTGGCCTCGCTGCAGGTGCGCACCGATGCCGAGCAGACGCTGTCGATGGCGTTCGACTACCGCGTCAACGGCGAGCCCGCGCTGTGTGGTTCGGTCTACCCGGGCGTCGGCAACGGCGCGCAGCAGGACTATGAACTGCGCGACTATCGCTTCTACATGGCAGACCCGCGGCTGGAAGGTCCCAGCGGCAGCACCCGGATACGCCTGGCCGACACCGGCAGCGGTAGCGTCTACCAGGACGATGACCATACGGTGGCCCTGCTGGGTCAGGTGAACGGCTGTGATGCAACCGTCGAGGCGCGCCGGGTGTCACGGGTGTTGCACGGCGTGGCCGATGCCGGCACCTACGACCGCATGTGTTTCAGCTTAGGGCTGCCATTTGCGCTGAATCACCTCGACATCGCCACCGCGCCGTCACCGCTGAACGTGACGGCGATGAACTGGTCGTGGTTGGGGGGGCGCAAATTCCTCAAGATCGATGGCCTCGGGGATGCCGATGACGCACGTACCCCCTTCAACCTGCACGTTGGCAGTACCCAGTGCGACAACGGTGGTCAGGGCGGCTCGGCGCCGCCGAGCCAGGCCTGTGCGCAGCCGCACGTGGCGGAGGTCTGTCTGGATCTGGCCGATATCGCCAGCGGCCACGCCATCGTGGTGGACCCGGCGGCGGTACTCGCGGACGTCGACATCGCCAGCAACACGCCGATGACGGCACCGGGCTGCATGTCGGGCAATTCAGATCCTGAATGCCAGACCGTGATGCCGAAGCTGGGGCTGGACTTCGAGTACAACGGCAGCCTGCTGCCGGCGCAGCCGCAGGCGCTGTTCAGCGTGGGGCACTGA
- a CDS encoding DoxX family protein: MTGKTVGLAFVTLFFVVGGIGHFVAVDFFVAIVPPYIPFPREVVWVSGVIELILAAALWRPRWRPTVGILLMLLICAVSLANIHMWQNPQLFPQVPEWALTLRLVLQVGLLYLVWWCTRPMSRGG; this comes from the coding sequence ATGACCGGCAAAACCGTGGGCCTGGCGTTCGTCACCCTGTTCTTCGTGGTCGGCGGCATCGGCCATTTCGTGGCGGTCGACTTCTTCGTCGCGATCGTGCCGCCTTACATCCCCTTCCCCCGGGAAGTGGTGTGGGTCAGTGGTGTCATCGAGCTGATACTCGCTGCCGCGCTGTGGCGGCCCCGTTGGCGGCCGACGGTCGGGATTCTGCTGATGCTGCTGATCTGTGCGGTTTCGCTGGCCAATATCCACATGTGGCAGAACCCGCAGCTGTTCCCCCAGGTCCCCGAGTGGGCGCTGACGCTGCGGCTGGTGCTGCAGGTGGGGCTGCTCTACCTGGTGTGGTGGTGCACCCGGCCGATGTCGCGTGGCGGCTGA
- a CDS encoding ABC transporter ATP-binding protein, whose protein sequence is MSFLQIDHVWQTYGDTTVLEDLSLSITEGEFCSLVGASGCGKSTFLRLLLGQERASRGRILLDGTPIPPEPDASRGVVFQRYSVFPHLSVRDNVLAAFELRAAPFTGRLFGGTRRAAREEADAMLEAVGLGAARDRYPAALSGGMQQRLAIAQALVMKPRVLLLDEPFGALDPGIRKDMHALLLALWRQTGLTVFMVTHDLSEGFTLGTRLLVFDKLRHDPQHPSAYGARITYDIPLNADRAAARSTLPDIAEIIRPSPLTEDAVA, encoded by the coding sequence ATGAGCTTTTTGCAGATCGACCATGTGTGGCAGACCTACGGCGACACCACCGTGCTCGAAGACCTGTCGCTGTCGATCACCGAGGGCGAGTTCTGCTCGCTGGTCGGCGCCTCCGGTTGCGGCAAGTCGACCTTCCTGCGGCTGCTGCTGGGGCAGGAACGCGCCAGCCGGGGTCGCATCCTGCTCGACGGCACACCGATTCCGCCCGAGCCCGACGCCAGTCGCGGTGTGGTGTTTCAGCGCTATTCGGTATTTCCGCATCTGAGCGTGCGCGACAACGTGCTGGCCGCCTTCGAACTGCGGGCGGCCCCGTTCACGGGGCGGCTGTTCGGGGGCACGCGGCGCGCCGCACGTGAGGAGGCCGATGCCATGCTCGAGGCAGTCGGGCTCGGAGCCGCGCGCGATCGCTATCCGGCGGCGCTGTCCGGCGGCATGCAACAGCGCCTGGCCATTGCCCAGGCACTGGTGATGAAGCCCCGGGTACTGCTGCTCGACGAACCCTTTGGCGCGCTGGACCCGGGCATCCGCAAGGACATGCATGCCCTGTTGCTCGCTCTCTGGCGCCAGACCGGGCTCACCGTATTCATGGTCACCCACGACCTCAGCGAGGGCTTCACCCTGGGGACGCGTCTGCTGGTGTTCGACAAGCTGCGTCACGACCCGCAGCACCCCAGCGCCTATGGCGCACGCATCACCTACGACATCCCGCTCAATGCCGATCGTGCCGCAGCGCGCAGCACGCTACCCGACATCGCCGAGATCATCCGACCGTCACCGCTCACCGAGGACGCCGTTGCATGA
- a CDS encoding urea amidolyase associated protein UAAP2, whose protein sequence is MPTHVLTESPRRVADAVHRQVVAAGDAWMGTLKAGQTFRILDLEGNQAVDTLFFNADDPGERYDPQRTLRQQGRVYLSTGSVLMSNLGRPLLEITADTCGRHDTLGGACAQESNMVRYALDTRHMHSCRDSFLRAIANDGRLGKRDLGANINFFMNVPVTADGGLCFADGVSAPGKYVEMVAAMNILVLISNCPQLNNPCNAYNPTPVELLVWD, encoded by the coding sequence ATGCCCACCCACGTTCTCACCGAGAGTCCGCGCCGTGTCGCCGACGCCGTCCACCGCCAAGTGGTCGCTGCTGGCGATGCCTGGATGGGCACCCTGAAGGCCGGACAGACCTTCCGCATCCTCGACCTCGAAGGCAACCAGGCCGTCGATACCCTCTTCTTCAATGCCGACGATCCCGGCGAGCGCTATGACCCCCAGCGCACGCTGCGCCAGCAGGGCCGGGTCTATCTCAGTACCGGGTCGGTGCTGATGTCGAATCTCGGCCGTCCGCTACTGGAGATCACTGCCGACACCTGTGGTCGTCATGACACCCTCGGCGGCGCCTGCGCCCAGGAAAGCAACATGGTGCGCTATGCCCTCGATACCCGGCACATGCATTCCTGCCGCGACAGTTTCCTGCGCGCCATCGCCAATGACGGCCGCCTCGGCAAACGCGACCTCGGCGCCAACATCAACTTCTTCATGAACGTCCCCGTCACCGCCGACGGCGGACTGTGCTTCGCCGACGGTGTTTCGGCGCCGGGCAAGTACGTGGAGATGGTGGCGGCGATGAACATTCTGGTGCTGATCTCGAACTGCCCGCAGCTGAACAATCCCTGCAATGCCTACAACCCGACGCCGGTTGAACTGTTGGTGTGGGACTAG
- a CDS encoding urea amidolyase associated protein UAAP1 yields MRLLYDEILPGGGHWSAILRRGRCLRVTDPEGGANVALLAFNAAEKSERLNLPDSLKCQHTARFTAGHCLYSDMGHVLLCVTADSAGWHDPIGGISTADEVRTRYGEGNYQTLRNGFHRNGRDNLLVELGKWGLGPADLVMNLNLFSRLDAGADGELRWQPQLSPAGAHVDLFAPMDTLVVLTALQHPMDPATTYAPKPVQLGVYAVDDTTAATAACRSARPENGRGLMLTERLYL; encoded by the coding sequence ATGAGACTGCTGTATGACGAAATCCTTCCCGGCGGCGGGCACTGGTCCGCCATCCTCCGCCGAGGACGCTGCCTGCGGGTCACCGATCCGGAAGGGGGCGCCAATGTCGCCTTGCTGGCGTTCAATGCGGCGGAAAAAAGTGAGCGGCTGAACCTGCCGGACTCGCTCAAATGCCAACACACCGCTCGCTTCACCGCCGGTCACTGTCTGTACTCGGACATGGGCCATGTGCTGCTCTGTGTGACCGCCGACAGCGCCGGCTGGCATGACCCGATTGGCGGCATCAGCACTGCCGACGAGGTCCGGACGCGTTATGGCGAGGGCAACTACCAAACCCTGCGCAACGGCTTTCACCGCAATGGCCGCGACAATCTGCTGGTAGAACTGGGCAAGTGGGGGCTGGGCCCGGCCGACCTGGTGATGAACCTCAACCTGTTCAGTCGCCTCGATGCCGGCGCCGATGGCGAGCTGCGCTGGCAGCCGCAACTTTCGCCCGCCGGCGCGCATGTCGACCTGTTCGCACCGATGGACACGCTGGTGGTCCTGACCGCCCTGCAGCATCCGATGGATCCGGCCACCACCTACGCGCCGAAGCCGGTGCAGCTTGGCGTGTACGCCGTTGACGACACCACCGCCGCCACTGCGGCCTGTCGCAGCGCCCGGCCGGAAAACGGTCGCGGCCTGATGCTCACCGAACGGTTGTACCTCTGA
- the rsgA gene encoding GTPase RsgA: protein MRIIEQHRSEYRVHDGVAACTARIHPALLKQLGAASDGLAVGDWALFDDDGGWLVAALPRHNLLCRHREDGRLQRLVANVDTVFMVMGLDGDFSAEGLLPYRQMADAADVAAVAVLTKRDRAPDADAQVRAVTAAFGGGVPVVSVNARAPDTVSLLAPWLGAGQTVALFGSSGVGKSTLTNTLMGTEVQRTGATQALDDLGRHTTTARSLRLLPGGACLVDTPGLRAVHRMPTVPQREDFADLVALADGCRFANCSHGNEPGCAVRAGAASERIDRWLATPAPAADVASKSRSGRRRR from the coding sequence GTGCGGATCATCGAACAGCATCGCAGTGAGTACCGGGTGCACGACGGTGTCGCAGCCTGTACCGCGCGCATCCATCCGGCGCTGCTGAAGCAACTCGGCGCCGCCTCTGACGGCCTGGCCGTGGGCGACTGGGCCCTGTTTGATGACGATGGCGGCTGGCTGGTGGCCGCCCTGCCGCGCCACAACCTGCTGTGCCGGCACCGCGAGGACGGCCGTCTGCAACGCCTGGTCGCCAATGTCGACACCGTGTTCATGGTCATGGGCCTGGATGGCGATTTTTCGGCCGAGGGCCTGCTGCCCTATCGGCAGATGGCGGATGCCGCCGATGTCGCGGCGGTGGCGGTGTTGACCAAACGGGATCGCGCCCCCGATGCCGACGCGCAGGTCCGGGCGGTGACGGCAGCGTTCGGCGGTGGCGTGCCGGTGGTCAGCGTCAACGCGCGGGCACCCGATACGGTGTCGTTGTTGGCGCCCTGGCTGGGGGCCGGCCAGACGGTGGCGCTGTTCGGTTCTTCCGGCGTCGGCAAGTCCACGCTCACCAACACCCTGATGGGGACCGAAGTACAGCGCACGGGCGCGACCCAGGCGCTGGACGATCTCGGCCGCCACACCACCACCGCCCGCAGCCTGCGTCTGCTGCCAGGGGGTGCCTGCCTGGTTGACACCCCCGGGTTGCGGGCGGTGCACCGCATGCCGACCGTGCCACAACGTGAGGACTTCGCTGACCTCGTCGCGCTGGCCGACGGGTGCCGGTTCGCCAACTGCAGCCATGGCAACGAACCGGGTTGTGCGGTGCGCGCAGGCGCGGCCTCGGAGCGCATCGACCGCTGGCTGGCAACACCGGCGCCGGCAGCGGATGTCGCGTCCAAGTCTCGTAGCGGCCGGCGCCGCCGGTGA